One part of the Clostridium thermosuccinogenes genome encodes these proteins:
- the sigE gene encoding RNA polymerase sporulation sigma factor SigE: MQIINKLRLAVQLRYIELLRKFNIRTDSSLFYIGGSEALPPPLSIDEENYLLGKLEKRDFAVKSILIERNLRLVVYIARKFENTGVGVEDLISIGTIGLIKAINTFNPSKNIKLATYASRCIENEILMYLRRNNRLKTEVSIDEPLNIDWDGNELLLSDILGTDSDLIYRSIEDEVDKELLDAAMKKLSMREKKIMELRFGLVNGVEKTQKEVADMLGISQSYISRLEKRIINRLKKEINRMT, from the coding sequence ATGCAAATCATCAATAAATTGAGATTAGCTGTCCAATTGCGCTATATCGAATTATTAAGAAAGTTTAATATAAGGACGGATTCATCCTTGTTCTATATCGGAGGCAGCGAGGCACTACCTCCTCCTCTCAGCATTGACGAAGAAAACTATTTACTGGGCAAGCTGGAAAAAAGGGATTTTGCCGTCAAATCCATCCTGATAGAACGAAACCTGAGGCTGGTGGTATATATCGCCCGAAAGTTTGAAAACACCGGGGTGGGAGTGGAAGACCTCATATCCATTGGAACGATAGGATTGATCAAGGCTATAAACACCTTTAATCCTTCTAAGAATATAAAATTGGCTACATACGCATCCCGATGCATAGAAAATGAAATTCTCATGTATCTGAGGCGCAACAACAGGCTTAAGACCGAGGTATCCATAGATGAACCTCTGAATATCGACTGGGATGGAAACGAACTGCTTCTCTCGGACATATTGGGAACCGACAGCGACCTCATTTACAGGAGCATCGAAGATGAGGTGGATAAGGAGCTGCTGGATGCCGCTATGAAAAAGCTCTCCATGCGTGAGAAAAAGATAATGGAACTGAGGTTCGGCCTAGTAAACGGAGTGGAAAAAACTCAAAAAGAAGTGGCTGATATGCTGGGTATTTCCCAGTCATATATTTCCAGGCTGGAAAAGAGGATCATTAACAGGCTTAAGAAAGAAATAAACCGGATGACTTGA